The following are encoded together in the Salvia hispanica cultivar TCC Black 2014 chromosome 6, UniMelb_Shisp_WGS_1.0, whole genome shotgun sequence genome:
- the LOC125193099 gene encoding protein NLP6-like isoform X2, whose translation MEDLQTQSLSLPEFTNLMAPNPLSYSSHSDWHVFSGDRQESEFTKPTSNFSNSITKIKIKAALELFDFICFPSLVQFWSPTISQDQQELLHSSDLPFALRGLRKGICLFRKRCSDHRYNVRGDRCGPPGRVFRRRFPEFCPDLRCYSEEEFELKDLAMAAGIRGYLCLPVFEPDWNFCIGVVEILTIMDGSFYFANVIDKVSASLKEVGLRCSDAFWPFDTNQLTYNQLENGPGQYKLAVDEIQNVLDVLCKAYKLPFAQTWVAIRGGANEESFISTAKMESVTRFSSFQRDCNWFHLRKGQGIVWKALSSGACFCRDVTKLSLVDYALALSARKVGFTGGFAICLQSTYPRNLQYIIELFLPPNQTIYQQPRIFLTSLLDTMKQEFKTFKLRTGQDVHVEVLQTSEDDPLDSFVMSKTMHASESLENQANKAQRTPAVPLPIDNRANSCRPETVRIGENTASSSLVSKCCHNEKAVPSHDTTPNNTRDELNPQRIFRARIGSTRKLSLGEVVSTKAPQNLSENRVDNLNSKRSISNNMKAASGINGRKRSRVGCSAEKHIVETIQQCRVSPPDEGHSSHSSLSPYMENLGCIMTVKADFEGDTIMFKVPADSGITKLKDEVVEMLKLDGATFELKYQREDKIWVVLDTDAKLLECVSGFTSSGLNKIRLSIMSIKMTVKASYKDDLIKFELPLSAGILELKNEMINMLKLNDGSFEIKYTDENNSPISLDSDKALQNCINTAKALKKTTIRLSIQPIVPQTSTSNECIAIVKATYGGDIIKFKFTASSGIMKLKDEMSKMLTIETASFVVKYPDECGNEVAVDGDAALTDYMTRMASFGTVRISLQRIDQPA comes from the exons ATGGAGGACCTCCAAACTCAGTCTCTCTCCCTACCCGAATTCACGAATTTGATGGCACCAAACCCACTCTCCTATTCTTCCCACAGCGATTGGCACGTCTTCTCCGGCGACCGTCAAGAATCCGAATTCACGAAGCCCACCTCCAATTTCTCCAATTCgatcaccaaaatcaaaatcaaagcgGCGCTGGAGCTCTTCGACTTCATCTGCTTCCCCTCCCTCGTTCAGTTCTGGTCGCCCACCATTTCCCAAGACCAGCAAGAGCTTCTTCATTCGTCCGACTTGCCTTTCGCCCTTAGAGGTCTGCGGAAGGGGATTTGTTTATTCCGTAAGCGTTGCTCCGATCACAGATACAATGTCCGTGGCGATCGCTGCGGCCCTCCGGGTCGGGTTTTCCGGCGGAGGTTTCCGGAATTTTGCCCCGATTTGAGATGTTACTCTGAGGAGGAGTTCGAGTTGAAGGATTTGGCCATGGCTGCCGGAATCCGTGGGTATTTGTGTTTGCCGGTGTTTGAGCCTGATTGGAATTTCTGTATCGGAGTTGTTGAGATTTTGACGATAATGGATGGAAGCTTTTACTTCGCCAATGTGATCGATAAAGTATCAGCTTCACTCAAG GAGGTTGGATTGAGGTGCTCTGATGCATTCTGGCCATTTGACACAAATCAACTAACATACAATCAACTTGAAAAT GGTCCCGGACAATATAAACTTGCTGTCGATGAGATACAGAATGTCTTGGACGTGCTATGTAAAGCATACAAATTACCTTTTGCTCAGACTTGGGTTGCCATCAGGGGTGGAGCCAATGAAGAAAGCTTCATTTCCACGGCCAAAATGGAATCGGTCACTAGGTTTTCTTCGTTTCAAAGAGACTGCAACTGGTTCCATTTGAGAAAGGGTCAGGGCATTGTGTGGAAGGCATTGTCATCTGGTGCTTGCTTCTGCAGAGATGTAACCAAGTTAAGCCTAGTTGATTATGCTTTAGCACTCAGTGCACGAAAGGTTGGTTTTACGGGTGGGTTCGCTATTTGCTTGCAAAGCACCTACCCTAGAAATCTTCAATATATAATAGAGTTGTTCCTGCCTCCAAACCAGACAATTTATCAGCAACCCCGGATTTTTCTGACTTCACTTTTAGACACAATGAAGCAGGAATTTAAAACCTTCAAGCTTAGAACAGGACAGGATGTACATGTTGAAGTTCTTCAGACTTCTGAGGATGATCCCCTCGATTCGTTTGTAATGAGTAAAACTATGCATGCAAGTGAAAGCTTAGAGAACCAAGCAAATAAAGCTCAACGAACCCCAGCCGTGCCATTGCCTATTGATAATAGAGCTAACAGTTGTAGACCAGAAACTGTTAGAATAGGGGAAAACACTGCTAGTTCATCTCTTGTTTCCAAATGCTGCCATAACGAAAAGGCGGTACCATCACATGATACTACCCCAAATAACACTAGGGATGAACTAAATCCACAACGGATTTTTCGGGCCCGCATTGGTTCTACGAGGAAATTAAGCTTGGGAGAGGTAGTAAGCACAAAGGCTCCTCAAAACCTATCTGAGAATAGAGTAGATAACCTTAATT CTAAGAGATCCATCTCAAATAACATGAAAGCTGCATCTGGCATAAATGGCAGGAAGAGAAGTAGAGTTGGCTGTTCTGCAGAGAAACATATTGTAGAAACTATCCAGCAGTGTCGTGTGAGTCCTCCCGATGAGGGTCACTCTTCTCATTCTTCTCTTTCACCATATATGGAAAACCTAGGATGCATCATGACAGTGAAGGCAGACTTTGAAGGTGATACTATAATGTTCAAAGTTCCCGCAGACTCTGGAATAACGAAACTGAAAGATGAAGTTGTggaaatgttaaaattagaTGGTGCAACTTTTGAACTCAAGTATCAACGTGAAGACAAAATTTGGGTCGTACTTGATACCGATGCAAAATTGTTGGAGTGTGTGAGTGGTTTCACATCATCGGGTCTAAATAAGATCAGGCTTTCCATCATGTCTATCAAAATGACAGTGAAGGCATCGTATAAAGATGATCTGATAAAGTTTGAGCTCCCTCTTTCAGCCGGAATATTAGAACTGAAGaatgaaatgataaatatgttaaaattgaATGATGGCAGTTTCGAAATCAAGTACACTGATGAGAACAACAGTCCTATTTCTCTGGATAGTGATAAAGCCTTGCAGAATTGTATCAATACAGCAAAGGCACTAAAGAAAACTACAATAAGGCTCTCCATTCAGCCCATTGTACCTCAAACATCAACCAGCAACGAATGCATAGCGATTGTGAAAGCTACTTATGGAGGTGATATTATAAAGTTTAAGTTCACTGCTTCATCAGGAATAATGAAGTTGAAGGATGAAATGAGTAAGATGTTAACAATAGAAACTGCAAGTTTTGTTGTCAAGTATCCCGATGAATGTGGCAACGAAGTTGCAGTGGATGGAGATGCAGCTCTGACCGACTACATGACTAGGATGGCATCTTTCGGCACTGTCAGAATCTCTCTTCAACGTATAGACCAACCGGCTTAA
- the LOC125193099 gene encoding protein NLP6-like isoform X1 has product MEDLQTQSLSLPEFTNLMAPNPLSYSSHSDWHVFSGDRQESEFTKPTSNFSNSITKIKIKAALELFDFICFPSLVQFWSPTISQDQQELLHSSDLPFALRGLRKGICLFRKRCSDHRYNVRGDRCGPPGRVFRRRFPEFCPDLRCYSEEEFELKDLAMAAGIRGYLCLPVFEPDWNFCIGVVEILTIMDGSFYFANVIDKVSASLKEVGLRCSDAFWPFDTNQLTYNQLENQGPGQYKLAVDEIQNVLDVLCKAYKLPFAQTWVAIRGGANEESFISTAKMESVTRFSSFQRDCNWFHLRKGQGIVWKALSSGACFCRDVTKLSLVDYALALSARKVGFTGGFAICLQSTYPRNLQYIIELFLPPNQTIYQQPRIFLTSLLDTMKQEFKTFKLRTGQDVHVEVLQTSEDDPLDSFVMSKTMHASESLENQANKAQRTPAVPLPIDNRANSCRPETVRIGENTASSSLVSKCCHNEKAVPSHDTTPNNTRDELNPQRIFRARIGSTRKLSLGEVVSTKAPQNLSENRVDNLNSKRSISNNMKAASGINGRKRSRVGCSAEKHIVETIQQCRVSPPDEGHSSHSSLSPYMENLGCIMTVKADFEGDTIMFKVPADSGITKLKDEVVEMLKLDGATFELKYQREDKIWVVLDTDAKLLECVSGFTSSGLNKIRLSIMSIKMTVKASYKDDLIKFELPLSAGILELKNEMINMLKLNDGSFEIKYTDENNSPISLDSDKALQNCINTAKALKKTTIRLSIQPIVPQTSTSNECIAIVKATYGGDIIKFKFTASSGIMKLKDEMSKMLTIETASFVVKYPDECGNEVAVDGDAALTDYMTRMASFGTVRISLQRIDQPA; this is encoded by the exons ATGGAGGACCTCCAAACTCAGTCTCTCTCCCTACCCGAATTCACGAATTTGATGGCACCAAACCCACTCTCCTATTCTTCCCACAGCGATTGGCACGTCTTCTCCGGCGACCGTCAAGAATCCGAATTCACGAAGCCCACCTCCAATTTCTCCAATTCgatcaccaaaatcaaaatcaaagcgGCGCTGGAGCTCTTCGACTTCATCTGCTTCCCCTCCCTCGTTCAGTTCTGGTCGCCCACCATTTCCCAAGACCAGCAAGAGCTTCTTCATTCGTCCGACTTGCCTTTCGCCCTTAGAGGTCTGCGGAAGGGGATTTGTTTATTCCGTAAGCGTTGCTCCGATCACAGATACAATGTCCGTGGCGATCGCTGCGGCCCTCCGGGTCGGGTTTTCCGGCGGAGGTTTCCGGAATTTTGCCCCGATTTGAGATGTTACTCTGAGGAGGAGTTCGAGTTGAAGGATTTGGCCATGGCTGCCGGAATCCGTGGGTATTTGTGTTTGCCGGTGTTTGAGCCTGATTGGAATTTCTGTATCGGAGTTGTTGAGATTTTGACGATAATGGATGGAAGCTTTTACTTCGCCAATGTGATCGATAAAGTATCAGCTTCACTCAAG GAGGTTGGATTGAGGTGCTCTGATGCATTCTGGCCATTTGACACAAATCAACTAACATACAATCAACTTGAAAAT CAGGGTCCCGGACAATATAAACTTGCTGTCGATGAGATACAGAATGTCTTGGACGTGCTATGTAAAGCATACAAATTACCTTTTGCTCAGACTTGGGTTGCCATCAGGGGTGGAGCCAATGAAGAAAGCTTCATTTCCACGGCCAAAATGGAATCGGTCACTAGGTTTTCTTCGTTTCAAAGAGACTGCAACTGGTTCCATTTGAGAAAGGGTCAGGGCATTGTGTGGAAGGCATTGTCATCTGGTGCTTGCTTCTGCAGAGATGTAACCAAGTTAAGCCTAGTTGATTATGCTTTAGCACTCAGTGCACGAAAGGTTGGTTTTACGGGTGGGTTCGCTATTTGCTTGCAAAGCACCTACCCTAGAAATCTTCAATATATAATAGAGTTGTTCCTGCCTCCAAACCAGACAATTTATCAGCAACCCCGGATTTTTCTGACTTCACTTTTAGACACAATGAAGCAGGAATTTAAAACCTTCAAGCTTAGAACAGGACAGGATGTACATGTTGAAGTTCTTCAGACTTCTGAGGATGATCCCCTCGATTCGTTTGTAATGAGTAAAACTATGCATGCAAGTGAAAGCTTAGAGAACCAAGCAAATAAAGCTCAACGAACCCCAGCCGTGCCATTGCCTATTGATAATAGAGCTAACAGTTGTAGACCAGAAACTGTTAGAATAGGGGAAAACACTGCTAGTTCATCTCTTGTTTCCAAATGCTGCCATAACGAAAAGGCGGTACCATCACATGATACTACCCCAAATAACACTAGGGATGAACTAAATCCACAACGGATTTTTCGGGCCCGCATTGGTTCTACGAGGAAATTAAGCTTGGGAGAGGTAGTAAGCACAAAGGCTCCTCAAAACCTATCTGAGAATAGAGTAGATAACCTTAATT CTAAGAGATCCATCTCAAATAACATGAAAGCTGCATCTGGCATAAATGGCAGGAAGAGAAGTAGAGTTGGCTGTTCTGCAGAGAAACATATTGTAGAAACTATCCAGCAGTGTCGTGTGAGTCCTCCCGATGAGGGTCACTCTTCTCATTCTTCTCTTTCACCATATATGGAAAACCTAGGATGCATCATGACAGTGAAGGCAGACTTTGAAGGTGATACTATAATGTTCAAAGTTCCCGCAGACTCTGGAATAACGAAACTGAAAGATGAAGTTGTggaaatgttaaaattagaTGGTGCAACTTTTGAACTCAAGTATCAACGTGAAGACAAAATTTGGGTCGTACTTGATACCGATGCAAAATTGTTGGAGTGTGTGAGTGGTTTCACATCATCGGGTCTAAATAAGATCAGGCTTTCCATCATGTCTATCAAAATGACAGTGAAGGCATCGTATAAAGATGATCTGATAAAGTTTGAGCTCCCTCTTTCAGCCGGAATATTAGAACTGAAGaatgaaatgataaatatgttaaaattgaATGATGGCAGTTTCGAAATCAAGTACACTGATGAGAACAACAGTCCTATTTCTCTGGATAGTGATAAAGCCTTGCAGAATTGTATCAATACAGCAAAGGCACTAAAGAAAACTACAATAAGGCTCTCCATTCAGCCCATTGTACCTCAAACATCAACCAGCAACGAATGCATAGCGATTGTGAAAGCTACTTATGGAGGTGATATTATAAAGTTTAAGTTCACTGCTTCATCAGGAATAATGAAGTTGAAGGATGAAATGAGTAAGATGTTAACAATAGAAACTGCAAGTTTTGTTGTCAAGTATCCCGATGAATGTGGCAACGAAGTTGCAGTGGATGGAGATGCAGCTCTGACCGACTACATGACTAGGATGGCATCTTTCGGCACTGTCAGAATCTCTCTTCAACGTATAGACCAACCGGCTTAA